Proteins from one Paenibacillus sp. J23TS9 genomic window:
- a CDS encoding class III extradiol ring-cleavage dioxygenase — protein MMPSYFFAHGAPSLVLEEHAYTDLLKKFAAGMPKPKAIVIFSAHWEESVQTVSSVDRYSTIYDFGGFQDELYRMTYPAPGERSLSEQIRSLFTKGGIPSKPDEARGLDHGAWAVLKLIYPDADIPVVALSVNRYLTNEQQYEIGKALSELREQDVLIIGSGGTVHNLRSVNWRAQGVDEWAGAFDNWLQSKLEAWDTASLFNYETLAPNARMAVPTSEHFIPLLIAMGTGDANRKAKLLHRSYQYGNLSLSCWQFD, from the coding sequence ATGATGCCATCTTACTTTTTCGCGCATGGTGCGCCTTCGCTTGTACTCGAGGAGCATGCATATACAGATTTATTAAAAAAATTTGCAGCAGGGATGCCGAAACCAAAGGCCATTGTGATCTTTTCTGCCCATTGGGAAGAATCGGTTCAAACGGTGAGCTCAGTGGATCGGTATAGTACCATTTATGACTTTGGCGGGTTCCAGGATGAGCTGTACCGGATGACCTATCCGGCTCCAGGGGAACGTTCACTTAGCGAACAGATCCGGTCGCTTTTCACCAAAGGCGGAATCCCGAGCAAGCCGGATGAGGCAAGAGGGCTCGATCACGGTGCTTGGGCAGTTCTGAAGCTGATCTATCCGGATGCGGATATACCGGTCGTGGCGCTCTCTGTTAACCGTTACCTCACGAATGAGCAGCAATATGAGATCGGCAAAGCATTGTCTGAGCTAAGAGAGCAGGATGTGCTTATTATTGGCAGCGGCGGGACCGTTCATAACCTGCGGAGCGTCAATTGGCGTGCGCAGGGTGTTGACGAATGGGCGGGAGCATTCGATAACTGGCTGCAGAGCAAGCTGGAGGCTTGGGATACGGCTTCGCTGTTTAACTATGAGACGCTTGCTCCTAACGCCCGCATGGCGGTACCGACAAGCGAGCATTTTATTCCGCTGCTGATCGCGATGGGTACGGGGGATGCGAACCGGAAGGCAAAATTGCTGCATCGCAGCTATCAGTACGGTAATTTAAGCTTAAGCTGCTGGCAGTTTGATTAA
- a CDS encoding DoxX family protein: protein MIKNIWVPTLLRVVLGIIFLAHGISKFQMGLGNVEAWFSSMSVPGFMAYVAAIAEVVGGILLIIGLFTRVVSALFVVLMIGAIVTVKLSAGLLGHDQVAGYELELSLILISVYLLASGPEALSVDHFIYKKRSKVQ, encoded by the coding sequence ATGATTAAGAATATATGGGTACCAACTCTACTGCGTGTGGTACTTGGAATTATATTTCTCGCGCACGGCATCAGTAAATTTCAGATGGGACTTGGCAATGTGGAGGCGTGGTTCAGCTCCATGAGCGTGCCCGGATTTATGGCTTATGTGGCGGCGATTGCCGAAGTGGTTGGCGGTATTTTGCTGATTATCGGATTGTTCACCCGTGTGGTATCTGCGCTGTTTGTCGTATTGATGATTGGAGCGATCGTGACAGTGAAGCTGTCTGCCGGTCTGCTCGGTCATGATCAGGTGGCCGGTTATGAGCTGGAGCTAAGCCTGATTCTCATCTCGGTATATCTGCTTGCATCGGGACCAGAAGCTCTTTCGGTGGATCATTTCATTTATAAAAAGCGTAGTAAGGTCCAATAA
- a CDS encoding helix-turn-helix domain-containing protein produces the protein MDIGSNIRAIRKRKNITIAQICEETGLSQGFLSQVETNKTSPSIATLENIAQALKVPLAYLLLKKEDRMHIVRKDERKITTSGIEKLKVAHLSSTKNVRMMIVEAPPGASTGEAHAHEGEEVHVVIKGKIYAEQGEDSAEFTEGDSFSWNACTPHLVKNIGDELAIILIAVYTESDQAGDLF, from the coding sequence ATGGACATCGGCTCCAACATCCGTGCAATCCGGAAACGAAAAAATATCACCATTGCCCAAATATGTGAGGAAACAGGACTTTCGCAAGGCTTTTTAAGCCAGGTTGAAACGAATAAAACCTCGCCATCCATTGCCACACTAGAAAATATTGCACAGGCTCTCAAGGTTCCCTTGGCTTATTTGCTGCTAAAAAAAGAAGACCGCATGCATATTGTCCGTAAAGACGAACGGAAGATTACGACTAGCGGCATCGAAAAGCTCAAGGTGGCCCATCTCAGCTCGACAAAGAACGTACGAATGATGATCGTCGAGGCCCCTCCCGGAGCCTCAACCGGAGAAGCCCATGCTCACGAGGGCGAAGAGGTGCATGTAGTAATAAAAGGGAAAATTTATGCTGAGCAAGGAGAGGATTCGGCTGAGTTTACCGAAGGGGATTCCTTCTCGTGGAATGCCTGTACACCGCATTTAGTGAAAAATATTGGTGATGAGCTGGCCATTATCCTGATCGCGGTTTATACAGAATCGGATCAGGCCGGGGATTTGTTCTAA
- a CDS encoding sensor domain-containing diguanylate cyclase: protein MDERLKYAPCGYVSITHKGTVTDVNQTFLDLMGYQPEDLVDQHLESIMSTANKLIFHSYFYPQINLNGHVEELFISLKDKEKQSIPFILNGRRFENDGVEVIDCVLVQMRKRIDYEQELRSAKKQIEEAYWEKDQALVKLEQIHKEIEQKQAELMEINAVLVELSMTDKLTGLKNRRFFQEKLEEQMNLYSEQGLRFSLVIIDIDHFKQVNDTWGHQAGDDVLESLAKILTFHVREEDMVARLGGEEFVLILPNTAGPDSKKIADRLRTAVAESSWEIGRITVSMGIATSSPGDSETSILKNADQALYASKENGRNQVTHIMEIK from the coding sequence ATGGATGAGCGGCTGAAATATGCACCATGTGGATATGTCTCTATTACTCATAAAGGAACAGTAACAGATGTGAATCAGACCTTCCTGGATTTGATGGGATATCAACCGGAGGACTTGGTGGATCAGCATTTGGAATCCATCATGTCTACGGCCAACAAGCTTATTTTCCACTCCTACTTTTACCCGCAGATCAATCTGAATGGACATGTAGAAGAGCTGTTTATCAGTTTGAAAGATAAAGAAAAGCAGTCGATACCCTTTATACTCAATGGAAGACGATTCGAAAACGATGGCGTAGAGGTTATTGATTGTGTACTCGTACAGATGAGAAAACGCATTGACTACGAACAGGAGCTCCGATCTGCGAAAAAGCAAATCGAAGAGGCCTATTGGGAGAAGGATCAGGCGCTGGTGAAGCTCGAACAAATCCATAAGGAGATCGAGCAGAAACAAGCTGAGCTGATGGAGATCAATGCGGTCTTAGTCGAGCTGTCTATGACGGATAAGCTGACGGGGCTCAAGAATAGAAGATTTTTTCAAGAGAAGCTGGAAGAGCAAATGAATCTATACAGCGAACAAGGATTGCGTTTTTCACTGGTTATCATAGACATTGACCATTTCAAGCAGGTGAATGACACATGGGGACACCAGGCGGGTGATGATGTTCTGGAATCGCTCGCGAAAATCCTTACCTTCCATGTCCGTGAAGAGGATATGGTGGCACGGCTAGGCGGGGAGGAGTTTGTGTTGATCCTGCCTAACACCGCTGGACCTGACTCTAAGAAAATAGCTGATCGTCTACGGACTGCAGTCGCCGAATCCTCTTGGGAAATCGGCCGCATTACGGTGAGTATGGGCATAGCTACATCGAGTCCGGGTGATTCCGAGACATCCATACTGAAGAATGCGGATCAAGCCTTGTATGCTTCAAAAGAAAACGGAAGAAACCAGGTTACTCATATCATGGAAATTAAATAA
- a CDS encoding alpha/beta fold hydrolase, translating into MIDVAVRNNVKVIGEGERTIIFAHGFGCDQSMWQYIAPSFEKKFRIVLFDYVGSGNSDLTAYSSEKYSSFHGYVQDVLDIIESLQLKNVIFIGHSVSSMIGMLASIERPDVFDKLIMIGPSPRYLNDGEDYFGGFDRSDITELLDMMEMNFAGWASFLAPLAMNAPESPMLTKELERSFISGDPVIAREFAEVTFLSDHRQELSNSTVPTLIMQCSDDSIVPIQVGEYLHEHLKHSTLRLMEAKGHYPHISHPEETIRDIHEYLGVDLL; encoded by the coding sequence ATGATCGATGTTGCAGTACGCAATAATGTGAAAGTGATTGGCGAAGGAGAGCGAACCATCATTTTTGCGCATGGATTTGGTTGCGATCAGAGCATGTGGCAGTATATTGCGCCTTCATTTGAGAAAAAGTTTCGAATCGTTCTGTTTGACTACGTGGGCTCCGGAAACTCGGATTTAACCGCATATTCCTCAGAAAAATATAGCTCGTTTCATGGTTATGTCCAGGATGTACTGGATATTATTGAATCGCTACAGCTTAAAAACGTGATTTTCATAGGTCATTCGGTGAGTTCGATGATCGGGATGCTGGCATCCATCGAGCGGCCGGATGTTTTTGATAAATTGATTATGATCGGACCATCCCCGCGTTATTTGAATGATGGGGAGGATTATTTCGGAGGCTTCGATCGAAGTGATATTACTGAACTGCTGGATATGATGGAAATGAATTTTGCAGGCTGGGCCAGCTTTTTGGCGCCGCTTGCGATGAACGCCCCAGAGTCGCCAATGTTAACCAAGGAACTGGAGCGGAGCTTTATTTCGGGAGATCCGGTCATTGCGAGAGAGTTTGCCGAGGTAACCTTTTTATCCGATCATCGACAGGAATTATCCAATTCTACGGTCCCCACACTCATTATGCAGTGCTCGGATGACAGTATCGTACCGATTCAGGTTGGGGAATATTTGCATGAGCATCTGAAGCACAGCACGCTGCGTCTTATGGAGGCCAAAGGCCACTATCCGCATATCAGCCATCCGGAGGAAACGATTCGTGATATTCATGAATATCTTGGAGTGGATTTGCTCTGA
- the pdxA gene encoding 4-hydroxythreonine-4-phosphate dehydrogenase PdxA yields the protein MNHTKPIIGITMGDGAGVGPEIILKSLQSREIYELCNPVVIGDSKILSRAQSFVNSDLQIKTITDDQLDQLAFEFGTVYCLDLDLLRADLPIGQVSAEAGHAAFEYLAKAIDLAKKQQIDAICTAPLNKEALHKGGHQYPGHTEILADLTNTSEFSMMLSAPNLKVIHVTTHVGIIDAVRMINPERVYRVIQLAHETLTKSGIENPRIAVCGINPHAGENGLFGYGEEDEKVVPGVKKAQEEGINVVGPLPADTLFFRTVRGDFDIVVAMYHDQGHGPVKVLGLDAGVNITVGLPIIRTSVDHGTAFDIAGKGIVEEKSMMEAIRQAVELAPKRK from the coding sequence ATGAATCATACAAAACCGATTATCGGGATTACAATGGGAGACGGCGCAGGGGTTGGACCGGAAATAATTCTGAAAAGCCTGCAAAGCCGGGAAATTTACGAGCTGTGCAATCCTGTGGTCATTGGGGACAGCAAAATCCTCAGCCGGGCACAGTCTTTTGTAAATAGTGATCTGCAGATCAAGACCATTACCGATGACCAGCTGGATCAGCTGGCGTTCGAGTTTGGAACCGTCTATTGTCTGGACCTGGATTTACTCCGTGCAGATTTGCCAATCGGGCAGGTCTCCGCTGAAGCGGGACATGCTGCATTCGAATACTTGGCCAAAGCGATTGATCTGGCTAAAAAGCAGCAGATTGATGCGATCTGTACAGCCCCGCTCAACAAAGAGGCACTGCATAAAGGCGGGCATCAATACCCTGGACACACCGAAATTTTGGCTGATTTAACGAATACAAGTGAGTTTTCGATGATGCTTTCCGCCCCTAACCTAAAGGTGATTCATGTGACCACGCATGTCGGTATCATCGATGCGGTAAGAATGATTAATCCGGAGCGGGTCTACCGTGTTATTCAATTGGCACATGAAACGCTGACGAAATCGGGTATCGAAAATCCGAGAATCGCGGTCTGCGGAATCAACCCGCATGCGGGAGAGAATGGTTTGTTCGGTTACGGCGAGGAAGACGAGAAAGTGGTGCCCGGCGTCAAAAAGGCGCAGGAAGAAGGCATTAACGTTGTCGGACCGCTGCCGGCAGACACTTTGTTTTTCCGCACCGTACGCGGAGACTTTGACATTGTCGTTGCCATGTATCATGATCAGGGGCATGGACCTGTTAAGGTGCTTGGCCTGGATGCAGGCGTAAACATTACCGTAGGCTTGCCGATTATACGGACCAGTGTCGACCATGGAACCGCGTTTGACATTGCCGGCAAAGGAATCGTTGAAGAGAAAAGCATGATGGAAGCGATCCGCCAGGCGGTGGAGCTTGCGCCAAAAAGAAAGTAA
- a CDS encoding four-carbon acid sugar kinase family protein yields MQHFYIIADDLTGANDAGVQLSKIGISSTVFLDFKESKVQPTGDVAIIDTDSRAVSEQEAYDRVAEASTIFHEQGYEHVYKKMDSTLRGNVAAELAAVVSVHQPELVVVAPAYPKMNRQTLQGSQYVNGQLVSETEFGRDPKTPVKDSFIPNLFQQYVDMNRICLIGQELLGGTEERMMEEVLANIAQGRTWFICDARTDDDLLVIAELFARVRKRTVWAGSAGLIEYLPEALQLQKTTGQSQEQLAIRKTLTVSASLSHVTKLQLEKVRAMPDTCFVELDPVDLIRQTYVLQDVMDVLSGESDKKHFVLFVDSSDKNRDATRQLEAELSLGKTKISEAISGELGKIAREIVSSFDDIHGLILTGGDTAKAVCNQLNMNQMQLYTEVEAGLPLGKLKDAAGTSMYWTVTKAGGFGNENSLMNVLKYMSGEDE; encoded by the coding sequence ATGCAGCATTTTTACATTATTGCAGATGATTTAACGGGAGCAAACGATGCCGGTGTGCAGTTATCGAAGATCGGGATTTCCTCTACGGTATTTCTTGATTTTAAGGAGTCGAAGGTGCAGCCAACCGGCGATGTTGCCATTATAGATACGGACAGCCGTGCGGTTAGTGAACAGGAAGCGTATGATCGGGTAGCTGAAGCGAGTACTATTTTTCATGAGCAAGGATATGAGCATGTATATAAAAAAATGGACTCTACGCTAAGAGGGAATGTGGCTGCGGAGCTGGCGGCCGTTGTCTCGGTCCATCAACCGGAATTGGTTGTCGTTGCTCCGGCCTATCCGAAAATGAACCGCCAAACGCTTCAGGGCTCCCAATATGTGAACGGGCAGTTAGTATCCGAGACAGAATTCGGCCGAGACCCGAAAACGCCGGTAAAAGACAGCTTTATTCCCAATCTGTTTCAGCAGTATGTGGATATGAACCGGATATGCCTTATCGGACAGGAGCTGCTAGGCGGCACAGAAGAGCGCATGATGGAGGAGGTTCTGGCGAATATAGCACAGGGCAGAACATGGTTTATATGCGATGCCAGGACAGATGATGATTTGCTCGTCATTGCGGAGCTATTTGCACGGGTGCGGAAAAGAACGGTATGGGCCGGGTCCGCAGGCTTGATTGAATATTTGCCGGAGGCCCTCCAGCTGCAAAAGACTACCGGACAGTCGCAAGAACAGCTTGCAATCCGCAAAACATTGACCGTTTCAGCAAGCTTGTCGCATGTGACGAAGCTGCAGCTCGAGAAGGTGCGGGCCATGCCGGATACCTGTTTTGTAGAACTCGATCCGGTGGATCTCATCCGTCAAACGTATGTATTGCAGGACGTGATGGATGTACTGTCCGGGGAATCGGATAAGAAGCATTTTGTATTGTTCGTGGACTCATCGGATAAGAATAGAGATGCGACAAGGCAGCTGGAAGCGGAGCTTTCTTTGGGCAAAACAAAAATCAGTGAGGCGATATCGGGAGAGCTCGGAAAAATCGCCCGCGAAATCGTAAGCTCCTTCGATGATATTCACGGGTTAATCCTGACGGGGGGCGATACGGCAAAGGCCGTGTGTAACCAGCTGAACATGAATCAAATGCAGCTGTATACCGAAGTCGAAGCTGGACTGCCGCTCGGGAAGCTAAAGGATGCAGCGGGCACGAGCATGTACTGGACTGTAACGAAGGCCGGTGGGTTTGGTAACGAGAATTCTTTAATGAATGTTCTGAAATATATGAGTGGAGAGGATGAATGA
- a CDS encoding 2-keto-3-deoxygluconate permease — protein MKIKAAIDKIPGGMMLIPLLIGAVIRTFFPGIFDLPEFKSSFTGGLLTGTSALLAAFYICLGSTIRFQATGYILKKGVSMWVGKIGTTFIIALLIKAIFPDQNNLFLGLSALAIIAAFSDTNGGLYMALMGQLGKKAEDVAAYSIMSLESGPFFTMLILGVAGLASFPITAFVFAILPLILGMVLGNLDEKMREFLSKGQDVMIPLFSLAIGASINLANVVKAGSSGIILGLAVVVITGGMLFLIDRLTGGDGVAGIAASSTAGNAAAVPVAVAAVYTGYSDIAATATLQVTAAVIVTAILTPLLTTWFAKRAQRRKAQV, from the coding sequence ATGAAAATCAAGGCGGCCATAGACAAAATTCCTGGCGGAATGATGTTAATTCCTTTGCTGATCGGAGCCGTTATCCGTACGTTTTTTCCGGGGATCTTTGATTTGCCTGAGTTCAAAAGCTCATTCACAGGCGGACTCTTAACAGGTACCTCCGCACTGCTTGCAGCTTTTTATATTTGTTTGGGATCAACGATTCGCTTTCAAGCAACCGGTTACATTTTGAAAAAGGGCGTCAGCATGTGGGTAGGCAAGATCGGTACTACATTTATTATCGCACTGCTGATCAAAGCCATTTTCCCGGATCAAAACAATTTGTTCTTGGGTCTGTCGGCTTTGGCTATCATCGCGGCCTTCTCAGACACGAACGGTGGACTTTACATGGCGTTGATGGGACAGCTGGGTAAGAAGGCTGAGGATGTTGCCGCTTACTCCATTATGTCGCTGGAATCCGGCCCCTTCTTCACGATGCTTATTCTGGGTGTTGCGGGTCTGGCGAGCTTTCCGATTACGGCGTTCGTCTTTGCAATTTTGCCGCTGATCCTCGGCATGGTACTGGGTAACCTGGACGAGAAAATGCGCGAGTTCCTCAGTAAAGGCCAGGATGTCATGATTCCGCTCTTCTCGCTGGCAATCGGTGCAAGCATTAACCTTGCCAACGTCGTTAAAGCCGGATCCTCCGGCATTATTCTGGGGCTTGCCGTTGTTGTTATCACAGGCGGCATGCTGTTCTTGATTGACCGTCTGACAGGCGGGGATGGCGTCGCTGGGATCGCGGCTTCTTCGACAGCCGGCAACGCAGCTGCGGTACCCGTGGCGGTAGCGGCTGTATACACCGGCTATAGCGACATTGCAGCTACGGCTACGCTTCAAGTGACTGCGGCTGTGATTGTGACAGCCATTTTAACGCCGCTCCTGACCACATGGTTTGCCAAACGGGCACAACGCCGGAAAGCACAAGTATAA
- a CDS encoding sigma-54-dependent transcriptional regulator, which yields MKIKALFVAPYAAMENLIEECREEEHELDLQILIGNLQEGVKLAKQAKAEGFNVIISRGGTAKRISEEVDIPVIDVHVSGYDMLRVLTLANDFPRKKAIVGFPAITGGAKAIIDLLDIPIDMFTIHDEDETEALLRKLKQEGYQLIMGDVVTFETASRLGLLGILIQSGRESIFDAFKEAKTVSRWMTKSRLEIDRLKGILHTTARDVMVLSEQGDVVYEQWTDFSFRPVAEIPFEKDVIQGGSSGPEIIHTADQNGQPIKLITTRMVIHESPYLVCEFSRYPVHQAAHEKVKILMQPAPLIIHQSEAMNTCLTMIHRSLSYSQFIFIGGRGTGKKMLARYVHDQKFHGEGLFASVKAADLLSMSPEEIDAEIRTLYIHSFGPSDDELKNVRSQTIDALKGRGVTLIFSMTEEHPFGENRIYEDEMIRIHIPDLAERKEDLRELVTSSLLHFSQTLGTSAIRITEKGLALLADYRWPGNISELKALLQEAVILEKGYVIEHPLIERLLNRKGVETAVISSGLLSGSLEQIEKRIIEKVLEEEGFNQTKAAKRLNINRSTLWRKLKD from the coding sequence ATGAAGATAAAAGCTCTATTTGTGGCCCCGTATGCGGCAATGGAGAATTTAATAGAAGAATGCCGGGAAGAAGAGCATGAGCTGGATCTTCAGATCCTGATCGGAAACCTGCAGGAAGGAGTTAAGCTGGCGAAACAGGCGAAGGCAGAGGGCTTTAATGTCATCATTAGCCGGGGCGGAACGGCAAAACGGATCAGTGAAGAAGTAGATATTCCGGTGATTGATGTCCATGTCTCCGGATATGATATGCTTCGGGTGCTTACGCTGGCCAATGATTTTCCCAGGAAGAAGGCAATCGTGGGATTCCCTGCGATTACGGGCGGAGCCAAAGCGATTATTGACCTGCTCGATATTCCGATTGATATGTTCACAATCCATGATGAGGATGAAACGGAGGCCCTCTTGAGAAAACTAAAGCAGGAAGGGTATCAGCTGATCATGGGCGACGTTGTCACTTTCGAGACGGCTTCCAGGCTGGGACTGCTGGGGATTTTGATTCAATCCGGGAGGGAGTCTATTTTTGATGCGTTCAAGGAAGCTAAGACGGTTTCCCGCTGGATGACAAAAAGCAGACTCGAGATCGACCGGTTAAAAGGGATATTACATACGACCGCACGGGACGTTATGGTTCTGTCGGAACAAGGGGATGTTGTCTATGAACAGTGGACAGATTTCAGCTTCAGACCCGTAGCGGAAATCCCGTTTGAGAAGGATGTAATTCAGGGCGGCAGCTCCGGTCCGGAAATCATCCATACAGCCGATCAGAACGGCCAGCCCATAAAGCTGATTACAACGAGGATGGTTATCCACGAATCGCCTTATCTGGTGTGTGAATTTTCACGATATCCTGTTCATCAGGCAGCTCATGAAAAGGTGAAGATCCTGATGCAGCCGGCGCCTCTGATTATTCACCAAAGCGAAGCGATGAATACATGCTTAACGATGATCCACCGCAGCCTGTCTTACAGCCAATTTATCTTTATCGGCGGAAGGGGAACAGGCAAGAAGATGCTGGCCCGGTATGTTCATGATCAAAAGTTTCATGGCGAGGGTTTATTCGCATCGGTTAAAGCGGCAGATTTACTGTCCATGAGTCCCGAAGAAATCGATGCGGAGATCAGAACACTCTACATTCACTCCTTCGGCCCGTCGGATGACGAATTGAAAAATGTCCGTTCGCAGACGATAGATGCTCTTAAGGGACGGGGGGTAACTCTGATTTTTTCCATGACTGAAGAGCATCCCTTTGGGGAAAACAGGATCTATGAAGATGAAATGATCCGTATTCATATCCCCGATCTGGCGGAGCGCAAAGAGGATCTGAGGGAGCTGGTGACATCATCTTTGCTCCATTTTAGCCAGACGCTGGGCACCTCGGCGATTCGAATCACCGAAAAAGGCTTAGCCTTACTTGCCGATTATCGCTGGCCCGGCAATATTTCTGAATTAAAAGCACTGCTTCAGGAGGCGGTTATCCTGGAAAAGGGCTATGTCATCGAACATCCTTTAATTGAGCGCCTGCTAAACCGAAAAGGCGTAGAAACGGCAGTGATTTCCTCTGGACTTCTAAGCGGCTCCTTGGAGCAAATCGAGAAGAGAATTATTGAAAAGGTACTGGAGGAAGAAGGATTCAACCAGACGAAGGCTGCTAAGCGGCTAAATATCAATCGATCTACGCTCTGGCGTAAATTAAAGGATTAG